The Parambassis ranga chromosome 19, fParRan2.1, whole genome shotgun sequence genome contains a region encoding:
- the taok2b gene encoding serine/threonine-protein kinase TAO2 isoform X2 — protein MPSSVRAGNLKDPEVAELFCREDPEKLFTDLREIGHGSFGAVYFAHDIRTNEVVAIKKMSYSGKQSNEKWQDIIKEVKFLQKLRHPNTVEYRGCYLREHTAWLVMEYCLGSASDLLEVHKKPLQEVEIAAIIHGALQGLVYLHSHNMIHRDVKAGNILLTEPGQVKLGDFGSASIVAPANSFVGTPYWMAPEVILAMDEGQYDGKVDVWSLGITCIELAERKPPLFNMNAMSALYHIAQNESPVLQSNHWSDYFRNFVDSSLQKIAQDRPTSDVLLKHQFLCRERPMTVVMDLIARTKDAVRELDNLQYRKMKKILFHEAHNGPAPEGGDEEEDVEQYMLRTGTVNSMESSHSLPSMSISASSQSSSVNSLADGSDDSGEMAMMQEGEHTVTSNSSVLHKPLSHDNIYDDPYQPEVDSQRESTSAGGGGGGGGRRRRGRDHFATIRTASLVTRQIQEHEQGSALREQMSGYKRMRRQHQKQLMGLENKLKAEMDEHQLRLDKELENQRNNFSMEGEKLTKKHQAILEKETKGVLAEEKKFQQHILAQQKKELTSLLESQKRQYRQRKEQLKEELNENQSTPKREKQEWLVHQKECLQQLQAEEEAGLLRRQRQYYELQSRQYKRKMLLARHNLEQDLLREDLNKKQTLKDLECAMLLRHHESTQELEFRQLGLVQRTRAELIRTQHQTELTNQMEYNKRREQELRQKHAMEVRQQPKSLKSKELQIKRQFQDTCKIQTRQYKALRNHLLENTPKSDHKAVLKRLKDEQTRKLAILAEQYDHSINDMLSTQALRLDETQEAEYKVLRMQLQQELELLNAYQSKIKIHTDSQHEREVKDLEQRVSIRRALLEQRIEEEMLSLQNERSERIRTLLERQASEIEAFDSESMRLGFSNMALAGIPGEAYPKQGYPNAPPPSSRSAGHWSHGLHPQNVPSQQLSRRSHNSSSSSGIGSVAGDRRSESSSSSSHALGMALGLGRDGREVHHSSRSSASSSSSSSSSSSHHQRHHLPQHYHHQSTPQLYRERERDRDREREKEREREWAGVRGSGGDLAHPHPLPFSHHLPSRSSSQSLAMLPPPPPAPPSISGPSSSSSSSSSSQGGIYGGSGLGVRGAPNLMALRNSPQPLRRTASGGGPGGAGGSDGVLSRSTSVTSHISNGSHLSYS, from the exons GCCCATGACATCCGCACAAATGAGGTGGTGGCCATCAAGAAGATGTCCTACAGTGGCAAGCAGTCCAATGAG AAATGGCAGGATATCATCAAGGAAGTCAAGTTCCTTCAGAAACTGCGCCACCCAAATACTGTCGAGTACCGTGGCTGCTACCTGAGAGAGCACACGGCATGG CTGGTGATGGAGTATTGCTTGGGTTCAGCGTCTGACCTCTTAGAAG TCCACAAGAAACCCCTCCAGGAAGTAGAAATAGCTGCCATAATACATGGTGCATTGCAGGGATTGGTGTATCTTCACTCTCACAACATGATTCACAG GGATGTGAAGGCAGGAAACATCTTGCTAACAGAACCAGGCCAGGTCAAACTGGGAGACTTTGGTTCTGCCTCTATAGTTGCCCCAGCCAACTCCTTCGTGGGAACACCTTACTg GATGGCCCCCGAGGTGATCCTAGCCATGGATGAGGGTCAGTACGATGGGAAGGTGGATGTGTGGTCACTTGGCATTACCTGCATAGAGCTGG CGGAAAGGAAGCCTCCTCTGTTCAACATGAATGCTATGAGTGCCTTATACCACATCGCCCAGAACGAGAGCCCTGTTTTGCAGTCTAATCACTG GTCGGATTATTTCCGCAACTTTGTGGACTCCAGTTTGCAGAAGATCGCCCAGGACAGACCTACCTCTGATGTGCTGCTCAAG CACCAATTCCTATGCAGAGAGCGTCCCATGACAGTTGTGATGGACCTGATTGCACGCACCAAGGATGCTGTCCGTGAGCTAGACAACCTTCAGTACCGGAAGATGAAGAAAATCCTTTTTCATGAGGCACACAATGGTCCTGCGCCAGAGGGAGGCGATGAGGAAGAG GATGTGGAGCAGTATATGCTGCGCACCGGCACAGTCAACAGCATGGAGAGCTCCCACTCTCTACCATCAATGTCAATCAGTGCCAGCTCCCAGAGTAGCTCAGTCAACAGTCTGGCAGACGGCTCCGACGACAGTGGGGAGATGGCCATGATGCAGGAAGGAGAGCACACCGTCACCTCCAACAGCTCTGTCCTGCACAAGCCACTG AGCCATGACAATATCTATGATGATCCATATCAGCCAGAGGTCGACTCACAACGAGAATCTACATCTGCTggcggtggtggaggaggagggggtagACGTCGACGCGGTCGAGACCATTTTGCAACCATCAGGACTGCTTCACTGGTCACCCGTCAGATCCAGGAACATGAGCAGGGCTCAGCCCTTAGAGAGCAAATGTCTGG gTACAAGCGAATGCGGCGACAGCACCAGAAGCAGCTCATGGGCCTGGAGAATAAGCTAAAGGCAGAGATGGATGAGCATCAGCTGAGGTTGGATAAAGagctggagaatcagaggaacAACTTCTCAATGGAAGGAGAGAAACTGACTAAGAAGCATCAGGCTATCCTGGAAAAAGAG aCAAAGGGAGTTCTAGCTGAGGAGAAGAAGTTTCAACAGCACATACTCGCTCAGCAAAAGAAGGAGCTGACCAGTTTGCTGGAATCCCAGAAGCGTCAGTATCGTCAACGCAAAGAGCAGCTGAAAGAG GAGCTAAATGAGAACCAGTCGACACCAAAGCGGGAGAAACAGGAGTGGTTGGTGCACCAGAAGGAGTGtctacagcagctgcaggcagaggaggaggcaggccTGCTGCGAAGGCAGAGGCAGTATTATGAGCTACAGTCCCGCCAGTACAAGAGGAAGATGCTGCTGGCACGCCATAACCTGGAACAGGATCTGCTCAGAGAG GACCTGAACAAAAAGCAGACTCTGAAGGACCTGGAGTGTGCCATGCTGCTGCGTCACCACGAGTCCACCCAGGAGCTAGAGTTCCGCCAGCTAGGTTTGGTGCAACGAACACGGGCCGAACTGATCCGCACGCAGCACCAGACAGAGCTTACAAACCAGATGGAGTACAACAAGAGGCGTGAGCAAGAGCTGCGTCAGAAACATGCCATGGAGGTCCGCCAACAGCCCAAGAGCCTCAAA TCAAAAGAGCTTCAGATAAAGCGTCAGTTCCAGGACACCTGCAAGATCCAAACCCGTCAGTACAAGGCCCTCCGCAACCACCTGCTAGAGAACACTCCTAAGTCCGACCACAAGGCTGTGCTGAAGCGGCTGAAGGATGAGCAGACCCGTAAGCTGGCCATCCTGGCCGAGCAGTATGACCACTCCATCAATGATATGCTGTCCACACAGGCT CTGCGATTGGATGAGACCCAGGAAGCTGAGTACAAGGTGTTGCggatgcagctgcagcaggagctggagctgctgaaCGCCTACCAGAGCAAGATCAAGATCCACACCGACTCGCAGCACGAGAGAGAGGTCAAGGACCTGGAACAGAGGGTGTCCATCCGCCGGGCCCTGCTGGAGCAGAGG ATTGAAGAGGAGATGTTGTCGCTGCAGAATGAGCGCTCAGAACGCATTCGCACCCTCCTCGAGCGACAGGCCAGCGAGATTGAGGCCTTTGATTCAGAGAGCATGCGTTTGGGATTCAGCAACATGGCACTGGCAGGCATCCCTGGTGAAGCCTACCCGAAGCAGGGCTACCCCAATGCTCCACCCCCTAGCTCCCGCTCTGCCGGCCACTGGAGCCACGGCCTCCACCCACAGAACGTCCCCTCGCAGCAGCTCTCCCGCCGCagccacaacagcagcagcagcagtggcattGGTAGTGTGGCCGGGGACCGCAGGAGtgagtcctcctcctcttcctcacacgcCTTGGGTATGGCCCTGGGACTGGGGCGGGACGGGAGGGAAGTGCACCATTCATCACGCTCTTccgcttcctcctcttcctcctcttcttcatcttcctcccacCACCAGCGCCACCACCTGCCCCAGCACTACCACCACCAGAGCACACCACAGCTCTACCGCGAGCGGGAGAGGGATCGAGATAGGGAgcgggagaaggagagggagcgGGAGTGGGCTGGAGTGCGAGGCTCCGGCGGTGACCTGGCCCACCCACACCCCCTGCCCTTCTCCCATCACCTGCCCTCGCGCTCCTCCTCTCAGTCCCTGGCCATGTTACCTCCCccaccacctgctcctccctccatctcaggcccgtcatcctcctcctcttcctcctcctcctctcagggGGGGATATATGGAGGTAGCGGGCTGGGCGTGCGTGGGGCCCCTAACCTGATGGCCCTGAGGAACAGCCCCCAGCCTCTGAGGAGGACGGCGTCCGGTGGCGGGCCTGGAGGTGCCGGGGGCAGCGACGGTGTCCTGAGCCGAAGCACCTCAGTCACTTCGCACATCTCCAATGGCTCTCACCTCTCCTATTCTTAG
- the mazb gene encoding myc-associated zinc finger protein, with protein MDAAWSNFLFQSTPTQNQVEGSLQSELMPVHTSSPQTPPPEHIAQPPSTVDTTALNEEPLPVKPVSRPTRVQHICAICNKQFKNNYNLRRHQSVHTGVRMKDRAREQAEGAKEGAAGQVVVAAAPSVMAVGVGGRAERTTVPLSLLQLSVPPPLAPPGLLAGAQQPPLGGQDGEGVAMPNVMASVNPHAPPPAAVVMATGATVQRPTNPNPNPVKKNHACETCGKAFRDVYHLNRHRLSHSDEKPFSCPICQQRFKRKDRMSHHVRSHQGGVEKPYICPHCGKAFSRPDHLNSHVRQVHSSERPFKCPTCESSFATKDRLRAHMIRHEEKVPCHICGKLLSAAYITDHMRVHNQSQHHACHLCNRSFTTLTYLRVHAQKHHGQEWKDSPGGFGGTTSGGVLVCHLCGVHCKTPTQLQGHMGTHSNSQGVPSPVTSNVAASSSVSLSNMVTAPTVYVTGNTVVDLLVTDCSSIAAPQPHS; from the exons ATGGATGCTGCTTGGAGCAATTTTCTCTTCCAG AGTACTCCCACCCAAAACCAAGTGGAGGGGAGCCTCCAATCAGAGCTCATGCCAGTGCATACGAGTTCTCCCCAGACCCCACCCCCAGAGCACATAGCACAGCCTCCTTCAACTGTGGACACCACTGCTCTCAATGAGGAACCCCTGCCTG TGAAGCCAGTGTCCCGGCCGACCCGCGTGCAACACATCTGTGCCATCTGCAACAAGCAGTTCAAGAACAACTACAACCTGCGGCGCCACCAGTCGGTCCACACTGGGGTACGCATGAAGGACAGGGCCAGAGAGCAGGCGGAGGGAGCAAAGGAGGGAGCGGCCGGCCAggtggtggtggcagcagcCCCGTCTGTGATGGCGGTAGGGGTCGGAGGGAGGGCGGAGAGGACCACTGTTCCCCTCTCGCTGCTGCAGCTCTCCGTGCCTCCCCCTCTCGCCCCTCCCGGCCTGCTGGCGGGTGCTCAGCAGCCTCCTCTGGGTGGTCAGGATGGTGAAGGGGTTGCCATGCCAAACGTAATGGCTAGTGTTAACCCTCATGCTccgcctcctgctgctgtcgTCATGGCCACAGGGGCGACAGTACAG CGACCCACAAATCCCAACCCCAACCCCGTGAAGAAGAACCATGCCTGTGAGACGTGCGGAAAGGCCTTCCGAGACGTTTACCACCTGAACCGCCACCGTCTGTCCCACTCTGATGAGAAGCCCTTCTCTTGTCCCATCTGCCAGCAACGCTTCAAGAGGAAGGACCGCATGAGCCACCACGTGCGCTCCCATCAAGGCGGAGTGGAAAAACCCTACATCTGCCCCCACTGCGGCAAAGCTTTCTCCAG GCCAGACCACCTCAATAGTCATGTCAGACAGGTGCACTCCTCGGAGCGACCCTTCAAATGCCCC ACCTGTGAGTCAAGCTTTGCTACAAAGGATCGTTTGCGTGCGCATATGATTCGCCATGAAGAGAAGGTGCCCTGCCACATCTGTGGAAAGCTCCTGTCCGCTGCCTACATCACCGATCACATGAGGGTGCACAACCAGTCGCAGCACCACGCCTGCCACCTCTGTAACCGCA GCTTCACCACGCTGACATACCTTCGTGTCCACGCCCAGAAGCACCACGGCCAGGAGTGGAAGGACAGCCCAGGGGGTTTTGGTGGCACAACTTCTGGCGGCGTACTCGTCTGCCACTTATGTGGCGTCCATTGCAAAACACCGACCCAGCTCCAGGGGCACATGGGCACCCATAGCAACAGCCAGGGCGTCCCAAGCCCTGTCACTTCTAATGTGGCTGCCAGCAGCTCAGTCTCCCTTAGCAACATGGTGACAGCTCCCACTGTCTATGTCACTGGTAACACAGTGGTGGACCTGCTTGTCACAGACTGCTCTAGCATCGCAGCACCGCAGCCCCACAGTTAG
- the tlcd3bb gene encoding protein FAM57B → MLTILAAGSVFFPGLFLLSKQCLKSIPALRWSEGDAVIVSARLVSSVQAVMASSAGYIISSSCEDIIEDQHWLTSSYIMFAVPYFVYDIYAMFMCYWYKLRVKGHEEASAAPQHMSSALTSYLRREFLMVLHHVVMVTVCFPVSVFWRQGKGDYFQGIMFMAELSTPSVCLGKILIQYKQQHTLLHKVNGALMLITFFVCRVLLFPYLYYVYGRYASIPFHMVPFSVPWHCNLGAALLMAPQLYWFSLICRGALRLFTGTSRSQRPCAAIPAAKEPQTDGDALPQPANGYSTRSTEPELTTH, encoded by the exons ATGCTGACCATCCTAGCTGCTGGGTCTGTGTTCTTCCCAGGCCTTTTCCTCCTATCCAAACAATGCCTGAAGTCCATCCCAGCACTAAGATGGAGTGAGGGTGATGCAGTCATTGTATCAGCCAG ATTGGTGTCCTCAGTTCAGGCAGTCATGGCTTCTTCAGCTGGCTATATTATTTCTTCTTCCTGTGAGGACATCATTGAGGACCA GCACTGGCTTACCAGCTCCTATATCATGTTCGCTGTTCCCTACTTCGTTTATGACATCTACGCAATGTTCATGTGCTACTGGTATAAGCTCCGGGTCAAAGGGCATGAGGAGGCCTCGGCAGCACCCCAGCACATGAGCTCCGCACTGACCAGCTACTTGCGCCGCGAGTTCCTCATGGTGCTGCACCATGTTGTCATGGTCACCGTCTGTTTCCCTGTCTCTGTG TTTTGGCGACAAGGGAAGGGAGATTATTTCCAGGGTATAATGTTCATGGCTGAGCTCAGCACTCCATCTGTCTGCTTAGGAAAAATACTCATCCAG TACAAACAGCAACACACTCTCCTGCACAAAGTGAATGGGGCTTTAATGCTGATCACTTTTTTCGTCTGTCGAGTCCTACTCTTCCCTTACCTCTACTACGTCTATGGAAG GTATGCATCGATTCCCTTCCACATGGTTCCTTTCTCTGTGCCCTGGCACTGTAACCTTggtgctgctctgctcatggCACCCCAGCTCTACTGGTTCTCCCTAATCTGCAGGGGTGCTCTGCGACTGTTCACCGGCACTTCGCGCTCTCAGAGGCCATGTGCGGCCATACCCGCTGCTAAGGAGCCCCAGACAGATGGCGACGCACTGCCCCAGCCTGCCAATGGCTACAGCACGCGCTCCACAGAGCCCGAGCTGACCACTCACTGA
- the taok2b gene encoding serine/threonine-protein kinase TAO2 isoform X1, producing MPSSVRAGNLKDPEVAELFCREDPEKLFTDLREIGHGSFGAVYFAHDIRTNEVVAIKKMSYSGKQSNEKWQDIIKEVKFLQKLRHPNTVEYRGCYLREHTAWLVMEYCLGSASDLLEVHKKPLQEVEIAAIIHGALQGLVYLHSHNMIHRDVKAGNILLTEPGQVKLGDFGSASIVAPANSFVGTPYWMAPEVILAMDEGQYDGKVDVWSLGITCIELAERKPPLFNMNAMSALYHIAQNESPVLQSNHWSDYFRNFVDSSLQKIAQDRPTSDVLLKHQFLCRERPMTVVMDLIARTKDAVRELDNLQYRKMKKILFHEAHNGPAPEGGDEEEDVEQYMLRTGTVNSMESSHSLPSMSISASSQSSSVNSLADGSDDSGEMAMMQEGEHTVTSNSSVLHKPLSHDNIYDDPYQPEVDSQRESTSAGGGGGGGGRRRRGRDHFATIRTASLVTRQIQEHEQGSALREQMSGYKRMRRQHQKQLMGLENKLKAEMDEHQLRLDKELENQRNNFSMEGEKLTKKHQAILEKETKGVLAEEKKFQQHILAQQKKELTSLLESQKRQYRQRKEQLKEELNENQSTPKREKQEWLVHQKECLQQLQAEEEAGLLRRQRQYYELQSRQYKRKMLLARHNLEQDLLREDLNKKQTLKDLECAMLLRHHESTQELEFRQLGLVQRTRAELIRTQHQTELTNQMEYNKRREQELRQKHAMEVRQQPKSLKVSESTQSQGSPEKGTNQSTEGPRGSWDSEAGQVEVEDEGDGELEKENSVVGKEVYDVEDELDGAIVKFRDEDEEFRGEPEEIEGVSVVERQDKEDREDEWKIDEEQTEVREVEGVQWEYEEDHSRAANVETDEEEEEGRGVADGCPSELMSSLSPEKRRLRERDIDELSEFYFPDASEELEAIPASPPPVPPPKPTSFPSLFSHAICLLLSLSVAAQPSILTLLLLSIFLLSLRRSPPLPSVSSVLLSAELAFLALFFSYLFLRSCCSLSFSTYLSLTLWASGLFSLGLSLSLGIYYIPMILISASFLSSPSLFLSLYLVVVLIVRPARDFLQHAPRKVNRLCMRILFRLPRPLFAMCQSLLGGMAERSLYEMFPKAGRNWGVRQSKIPVPLRSLPLEHQARCRNTSPMAKGLLWVKRFSRRPLGVLADLTNSIMLKLARQVLKKLPPNVRVKLQVLGLLKREIPSRLPQLLPLEVRERRQRERRRRERERQRRVERERTFREEGRWECGLRRTSSGRFVRGKIRPWR from the exons GCCCATGACATCCGCACAAATGAGGTGGTGGCCATCAAGAAGATGTCCTACAGTGGCAAGCAGTCCAATGAG AAATGGCAGGATATCATCAAGGAAGTCAAGTTCCTTCAGAAACTGCGCCACCCAAATACTGTCGAGTACCGTGGCTGCTACCTGAGAGAGCACACGGCATGG CTGGTGATGGAGTATTGCTTGGGTTCAGCGTCTGACCTCTTAGAAG TCCACAAGAAACCCCTCCAGGAAGTAGAAATAGCTGCCATAATACATGGTGCATTGCAGGGATTGGTGTATCTTCACTCTCACAACATGATTCACAG GGATGTGAAGGCAGGAAACATCTTGCTAACAGAACCAGGCCAGGTCAAACTGGGAGACTTTGGTTCTGCCTCTATAGTTGCCCCAGCCAACTCCTTCGTGGGAACACCTTACTg GATGGCCCCCGAGGTGATCCTAGCCATGGATGAGGGTCAGTACGATGGGAAGGTGGATGTGTGGTCACTTGGCATTACCTGCATAGAGCTGG CGGAAAGGAAGCCTCCTCTGTTCAACATGAATGCTATGAGTGCCTTATACCACATCGCCCAGAACGAGAGCCCTGTTTTGCAGTCTAATCACTG GTCGGATTATTTCCGCAACTTTGTGGACTCCAGTTTGCAGAAGATCGCCCAGGACAGACCTACCTCTGATGTGCTGCTCAAG CACCAATTCCTATGCAGAGAGCGTCCCATGACAGTTGTGATGGACCTGATTGCACGCACCAAGGATGCTGTCCGTGAGCTAGACAACCTTCAGTACCGGAAGATGAAGAAAATCCTTTTTCATGAGGCACACAATGGTCCTGCGCCAGAGGGAGGCGATGAGGAAGAG GATGTGGAGCAGTATATGCTGCGCACCGGCACAGTCAACAGCATGGAGAGCTCCCACTCTCTACCATCAATGTCAATCAGTGCCAGCTCCCAGAGTAGCTCAGTCAACAGTCTGGCAGACGGCTCCGACGACAGTGGGGAGATGGCCATGATGCAGGAAGGAGAGCACACCGTCACCTCCAACAGCTCTGTCCTGCACAAGCCACTG AGCCATGACAATATCTATGATGATCCATATCAGCCAGAGGTCGACTCACAACGAGAATCTACATCTGCTggcggtggtggaggaggagggggtagACGTCGACGCGGTCGAGACCATTTTGCAACCATCAGGACTGCTTCACTGGTCACCCGTCAGATCCAGGAACATGAGCAGGGCTCAGCCCTTAGAGAGCAAATGTCTGG gTACAAGCGAATGCGGCGACAGCACCAGAAGCAGCTCATGGGCCTGGAGAATAAGCTAAAGGCAGAGATGGATGAGCATCAGCTGAGGTTGGATAAAGagctggagaatcagaggaacAACTTCTCAATGGAAGGAGAGAAACTGACTAAGAAGCATCAGGCTATCCTGGAAAAAGAG aCAAAGGGAGTTCTAGCTGAGGAGAAGAAGTTTCAACAGCACATACTCGCTCAGCAAAAGAAGGAGCTGACCAGTTTGCTGGAATCCCAGAAGCGTCAGTATCGTCAACGCAAAGAGCAGCTGAAAGAG GAGCTAAATGAGAACCAGTCGACACCAAAGCGGGAGAAACAGGAGTGGTTGGTGCACCAGAAGGAGTGtctacagcagctgcaggcagaggaggaggcaggccTGCTGCGAAGGCAGAGGCAGTATTATGAGCTACAGTCCCGCCAGTACAAGAGGAAGATGCTGCTGGCACGCCATAACCTGGAACAGGATCTGCTCAGAGAG GACCTGAACAAAAAGCAGACTCTGAAGGACCTGGAGTGTGCCATGCTGCTGCGTCACCACGAGTCCACCCAGGAGCTAGAGTTCCGCCAGCTAGGTTTGGTGCAACGAACACGGGCCGAACTGATCCGCACGCAGCACCAGACAGAGCTTACAAACCAGATGGAGTACAACAAGAGGCGTGAGCAAGAGCTGCGTCAGAAACATGCCATGGAGGTCCGCCAACAGCCCAAGAGCCTCAAAGTGAGTGAGAGCACCCAAAGCCAGGGGTCTCCTGAGAAGGGAACAAACCAGTCGACAGAGGGGCCAAGAGGCAGCTGGGACAGTGAGGCAGGGCAGGTAGAGGTGGAGGATGAGGGTGATGGCGAGTTAGAAAAGGAGAACAGTGTGGTGGGAAAGGAGGTGTATGATGTTGAGGATGAGCTTGATGGAGCTATTGTGAAATtcagagatgaagatgaagaattTAGAGGAGAACCTGAAGAGATTGAAGGAGTGTCTGTGGTTGAAAGACAGGacaaagaagacagagaagatgagTGGAAAATTGATGAGGAGCAGACAGAGGTGAGGGAAGTAGAAGGAGTGCAGTGGGAGTACGAGGAGGATCACAGTAGAGCTGCAAATGTAGAaactgatgaagaggaagaagagggtaGGGGTGTGGCTGATGGTTGTCCATCAGAGCTCATGTCATCCCTCTCCCCAGAAAAGAGGCGTCTACGTGAACGAGACATTGATGAGCTATCAGAGTTTTACTTTCCTGATGCCTCTGAAGAGCTAGAGGCCATACCTGCCTCACCCCCTCCTGTCCCTCCCCCCAAACCGACTTCTTTTCCTTCACTTTTCTCTCACGccatctgcctcctcctctccctctctgttgctGCCCAACCCTCCATTCTCACgttgctgctgctctccatcttcctcctttcCCTGCGTCGCTCACCTCCGCTGCCCTCTGTATCGTcagttctcctctctgctgagcTTGCCTTTTTGGCACTCTTCTTCTCGTACCTCTTCCTTCggtcctgctgctctctgtctttttccacCTACCTGTCACTCACTCTGTGGGCCAGCGGCCTCTTCAGTTTAGGACTCTCACTCAGTTTAGGGATTTACTATATCCCCATGATTTTAATCTCAGCATCTTTCCTCagttctccctccctcttcctttctctctacTTGGTTGTGGTGCTGATTGTTAGGCCAGCCCGTGACTTCCTCCAGCATGCACCTCGCAAAGTCAACCGCCTTTGCATGAGAATCCTTTTCCGGCTGCCTCGACCCCTGTTTGCCATGTGCCAGTCACTTCTGGGCGGTATGGCTGAGCGTAGCCTGTATGAGATGTTTCCGAAGGCTGGGCGCAACTGGGGTGTGCGCCAGTCAAAAATTCCTGTTCCCCTGAGGAGCCTGCCATTAGAGCATCAGGCTCGCTGCAGAAACACCTCCCCCATGGCCAAGGGCCTGCTCTGGGTGAAGCGTTTCAGTAGACGCCCCCTTGGGGTTCTGGCTGACCTTACTAACTCCATTATGCTGAAGCTAGCCAGGCAGGTCCTTAAAAAGCTGCCACCTAATGTTCGGGTCAAACTCCAAGTTCTGGGCCTCTTAAAAAGGGAGATCCCAAGCAGGTTGCCCCAACTGCTGCCTTTGGAGGTCAGAgaaaggagacagagggagagaaggaggagagagcgggagaggcagaggagggtagagagggagaggacCTTTCGTGAGGAAGGGAGGTGGGAGTGTGGGCTGAGACGAACTTCATCAGGAAGGTTTGTCAGGGGGAAAATTCGTCCATGGAGATAG